ATCAGGCCCACGGGAGGGTTTTCGCCTTCCTTCATCCAATGCTCGCGGGCGTAGTTCAGATAGAGGTGCATCTGGCCCGCGTCCGCATACCCGAAAGAGCCCACCTTGAGGTCGATTATGACCAGACATCGCAAACGACGGTGAAAGAAAATAAGGTCGATGCGGAACCAGGTATCGTCTAGCCGCAAACGACGTTGACGCCCCAGGAAGGCAAAGTCGTCGCCCAACTCTAACAAGAAGTCTGCTAGATGTTGGATCAGGGCGTCCTCGAGTTCGGATTCGGAGTACTCGTCTTTGAGATCGAGGAACTCGAGGACGAACGGGTCTTTGATCGCCTCCTCTGGCGTCATCGTATCGTTTGGCTGTGCCTTTTCGGCCTTTTCCAGCATCGCAGCTTTGTTTCGGGATAGGGCAATACGCTCATAAAGCTGGCTTTCGATCTGCCGATCGAGTTGTCTCATAGACCAACCGGATCTGAGTGCTTCGGCTTCGTAGAAAGCTCGTGCCTCGATTCTTTTCACGGACAGCAGGCGCACGTAAGAGGACCAAGGCAACGGGAAG
This portion of the Acidisarcina polymorpha genome encodes:
- a CDS encoding PDDEXK nuclease domain-containing protein encodes the protein MIEQQYSGIRAEIVALLHAARSASARSVNALMTASYWEIGRRIFQSEQQGEERAEYGEALVSQLAVDLTRQFGRGFSKPNLWKMRAFYLAWPERQILSTLSRESAQPLYSNNFPLLPTDIQAAAAAFPLPWSSYVRLLSVKRIEARAFYEAEALRSGWSMRQLDRQIESQLYERIALSRNKAAMLEKAEKAQPNDTMTPEEAIKDPFVLEFLDLKDEYSESELEDALIQHLADFLLELGDDFAFLGRQRRLRLDDTWFRIDLIFFHRRLRCLVIIDLKVGSFGYADAGQMHLYLNYAREHWMKEGENPPVGLILCAGKGAAEARYALDNLPNKVLAAEYQTVLPNEKLIVDELERSTQQLEDRRLAAKK